Proteins encoded in a region of the Teredinibacter purpureus genome:
- the murC gene encoding UDP-N-acetylmuramate--L-alanine ligase produces MNASDIQQVPEMRRIRRIHFVGIGGAGMSGIAEVLLNQGYDISGSDLKESDVTRRLSGMGIDIFIGHHGANVQGADVVVNSSAVTEGNAELSEAREKRIPIVRRAEMLGELMRYRHGIAVAGTHGKTTTTSLIASIFAAADKDPTFVIGGLLNSAGSNAGLGESRYLVAEADESDASFLHLQPMVAVVTNIDADHMDTYGGDFSNVKKAFIEFLHNLPFYGVAVMCGDDPVVNEIIPSVSRSVLTYGFSNECDYVISNLKQTEGMQRFSIARPGKDSLLELSLTMPGSHNVLNAAAAVAVATDEGIEDEAIQAGLSKFSGVGRRFEIYGEFSVGSEGSAMLVDDYGHHPREVAATIKAIRDGWPERRLLMIYQPHRYSRTRDLYEDFVDVLSSVDQLVLLEVYAAGEDPIAGADGRHLSRSIRNRAAVDPIFVEGIEGVPAVIKDIVLPGDVVITQGAGNVGLLAAELAKRKFI; encoded by the coding sequence ATGAATGCTAGTGATATTCAGCAAGTACCAGAGATGAGACGAATAAGGCGAATACATTTCGTGGGAATTGGCGGTGCCGGCATGAGCGGAATTGCTGAAGTGCTCCTCAATCAGGGGTATGACATATCGGGGTCAGATTTAAAGGAATCCGATGTTACGCGTCGGCTTTCCGGTATGGGTATAGACATTTTTATTGGCCATCACGGGGCCAATGTACAAGGTGCAGATGTGGTGGTGAATTCCAGCGCTGTAACCGAAGGAAATGCAGAATTAAGTGAGGCCCGTGAAAAACGGATTCCTATAGTACGTCGTGCAGAAATGCTAGGTGAATTAATGCGCTATCGACATGGTATTGCGGTAGCGGGTACTCATGGAAAAACAACAACTACTAGCCTAATTGCGAGTATTTTTGCGGCTGCAGATAAAGATCCAACCTTTGTTATTGGAGGCTTATTAAATAGTGCTGGTAGTAACGCGGGCTTGGGTGAAAGTCGTTATTTGGTTGCGGAAGCTGATGAAAGTGATGCGTCTTTTTTACATCTTCAGCCCATGGTTGCGGTTGTGACTAATATTGATGCAGACCATATGGATACGTACGGAGGAGATTTCTCAAACGTTAAGAAAGCGTTTATCGAATTTCTCCACAACCTACCGTTTTATGGCGTGGCAGTAATGTGTGGTGACGATCCTGTTGTGAATGAGATCATACCTAGTGTATCCCGTTCTGTACTGACTTATGGATTTTCAAATGAGTGTGATTATGTGATTTCTAACCTGAAGCAAACAGAAGGCATGCAGCGTTTTTCGATAGCACGCCCGGGTAAAGACTCGCTACTTGAACTTTCTTTGACTATGCCCGGTAGCCATAATGTTTTAAATGCGGCCGCGGCCGTGGCCGTTGCAACTGATGAAGGCATTGAGGACGAGGCGATACAAGCTGGTTTGTCGAAATTTTCGGGGGTAGGTCGACGCTTTGAAATCTATGGTGAATTTTCGGTGGGCAGTGAGGGTAGCGCCATGCTTGTGGATGACTACGGTCATCATCCCAGAGAAGTTGCTGCAACAATTAAAGCGATTCGTGATGGTTGGCCCGAACGCCGTTTACTGATGATTTATCAACCGCATCGGTATTCGCGCACGCGTGATCTGTATGAAGACTTTGTCGATGTATTGTCCAGCGTGGATCAATTGGTTTTGCTCGAAGTCTATGCTGCGGGTGAGGACCCTATTGCGGGTGCGGACGGTCGCCATCTGAGCCGGAGTATTAGAAATCGTGCGGCGGTGGACCCCATATTTGTTGAAGGTATAGAGGGTGTACCTGCTGTAATTAAAGATATCGTTCTACCTGGCGACGTTGTGATCACACAAGGTGCCGGTAACGTGGGTTTATTAGCGGCTGAACTAGCAAAACGTAAATTTATTTAA
- a CDS encoding D-alanine--D-alanine ligase, giving the protein MTEKYRVNYKQYLKAENAFGKVAVLYGGTSAEREISLKSGAAVERGLRAMGIAATAYDIRENAIEQILSLEFDRAFIALHGAGGEDGKIQAVLDLMGKPYTGSRHTASAIAMDKLKTKQIWLSEGLSTPRYHVVKNDSDMQAIITSLGGTVFVKPVREGSSIGMCTADSASALVKAFEYANGFDHLVLAEQKITGAEFSVAILNGQALEPVELETDNDFYDYDAKYQSNNTRYKCPSSLSVEQLAEIKALAVRAFDSIGCEGWGRVDVMQDECGAFYLLEVNTVPGMTDHSLVPMAAKAEGIDFSRLVTEILTLTLD; this is encoded by the coding sequence ATGACTGAAAAATATCGTGTAAATTACAAACAATATTTGAAGGCCGAAAACGCTTTTGGGAAGGTGGCTGTTCTTTATGGCGGCACTTCGGCTGAGCGCGAGATATCACTTAAAAGCGGAGCTGCTGTTGAGCGAGGCCTGAGGGCGATGGGAATAGCCGCCACGGCCTATGATATACGTGAAAATGCGATAGAGCAGATTCTCTCGCTTGAATTCGATCGCGCGTTTATAGCGCTGCACGGCGCTGGCGGCGAAGACGGTAAAATCCAAGCCGTACTTGATTTAATGGGTAAGCCGTATACGGGCAGCCGTCATACCGCTTCAGCAATAGCAATGGACAAATTAAAAACCAAGCAAATTTGGTTGTCTGAAGGTTTGTCAACACCACGCTATCACGTGGTAAAAAATGATTCTGATATGCAAGCGATAATCACGAGCCTCGGTGGCACTGTGTTTGTAAAGCCCGTACGCGAAGGGTCTAGTATTGGTATGTGTACCGCTGATTCCGCCAGCGCCCTAGTTAAGGCTTTTGAGTACGCCAATGGATTCGATCACTTAGTTTTGGCCGAGCAAAAAATTACAGGTGCAGAGTTTTCGGTTGCAATTTTAAATGGGCAAGCACTCGAGCCGGTTGAGTTGGAAACTGATAATGATTTTTATGATTACGACGCAAAATACCAGTCGAACAATACGCGTTATAAATGCCCGTCTAGCTTAAGTGTAGAGCAACTCGCCGAGATAAAAGCGTTGGCGGTTCGGGCCTTTGACTCGATTGGTTGTGAGGGGTGGGGTCGTGTGGATGTAATGCAAGATGAGTGTGGAGCGTTTTATCTCTTAGAGGTGAACACTGTTCCCGGCATGACCGATCATAGTTTGGTGCCAATGGCAGCCAAGGCCGAAGGAATAGATTTTAGCCGTTTGGTAACGGAAATATTGACGCTAACGCTGGATTAG
- a CDS encoding cell division protein FtsQ/DivIB, giving the protein MSLDRKRGVKRERTLKPRRAASDSVKGAVKKSKGDSSSGAIYPRSMRFLRFCFFIGFSGFVFYFVNWKELYSKFQSLVNKPVANIVVKGEFTYLSQKNIQKMVMDQISSNFVDVNLVDLQLRLQIEPWVKSASVQRSWPDGLLIEVNEEKPIARWADDAFISNEGAVIVIDENVSLSHLPRLAGPLNESLAITRTYLEMTELFASRKLVLTGVNVDETMAWSISLKNGIEIVFGQYDVLTKLRNFLLVYDTNLQPDIGRVKRVDMRYESGMAVAWRLD; this is encoded by the coding sequence ATGTCTTTAGATCGAAAGCGAGGAGTAAAGCGTGAGCGTACGCTTAAGCCACGTCGCGCAGCAAGCGATTCGGTCAAAGGTGCTGTAAAAAAGTCAAAGGGTGATAGCAGTAGTGGCGCTATTTATCCGCGTAGCATGCGTTTTTTGAGGTTTTGTTTTTTTATAGGGTTCAGTGGTTTTGTATTCTATTTTGTGAATTGGAAAGAGCTGTATAGCAAGTTTCAATCCTTGGTTAACAAGCCCGTTGCGAATATTGTCGTCAAGGGAGAATTTACGTACTTATCCCAGAAGAATATTCAAAAGATGGTAATGGACCAAATTAGCAGTAACTTCGTTGATGTTAATTTGGTTGATTTACAGTTGCGATTACAGATAGAGCCTTGGGTTAAATCGGCGAGTGTTCAGCGCAGTTGGCCAGATGGTTTGTTGATTGAAGTGAATGAAGAAAAACCGATAGCCCGTTGGGCTGATGATGCGTTTATTAGCAACGAGGGTGCAGTAATAGTTATTGACGAGAATGTTTCGTTGAGCCATTTGCCTCGTTTAGCTGGGCCTTTAAACGAGAGTTTGGCCATTACGCGCACTTATTTGGAAATGACTGAACTGTTTGCAAGTCGAAAATTGGTGCTTACGGGCGTGAATGTAGATGAAACAATGGCGTGGTCTATTAGTTTGAAAAACGGAATTGAAATAGTATTTGGCCAATATGATGTGTTGACCAAGTTACGCAATTTCTTATTGGTATACGATACAAATTTGCAGCCCGACATAGGTCGCGTAAAACGGGTCGATATGCGTTACGAAAGCGGCATGGCAGTGGCCTGGCGACTAGACTAA
- the ftsA gene encoding cell division protein FtsA, translated as MAHSSGGRMIVGLDIGTSKVVAIVGEISAETELSVVGIGSHKSVGMKKGVVVNIESTVQSIQRAIEEAELMAGCEIHSVYVGIAGSHIRSLNSHGIVAIKDREVFAQDLDRVIDAAQAVAIPADQKILHILPQEYLIDEQEGVKEPLGMSGVRLEAKVHLVTCAVNAAQNIEKCIRRCGLEVEDVILEQLASAYSVLTEDEKELGVCLVDIGGGTTDIAIFTEGAIRHTGVIPIAGDQVTNDIAMALRTPTQYAEEIKIKYACALAKLTGAEETIKVPSVGDRPARNLSRQALAEVVEPRYDELFTLVQSELRRSGFEHLVAAGIVLTGGTSKMEGVIELAEEIFHMPVRLGAPTNISGLKDIVDNPIYSTGVGLLIYGMHQNGESVYGAEQGESFISRLKSWFQRNL; from the coding sequence ATGGCACATTCGAGCGGGGGACGCATGATTGTTGGCCTGGATATAGGGACATCCAAGGTAGTTGCGATTGTAGGGGAAATATCAGCCGAAACAGAACTATCGGTTGTAGGAATTGGTTCGCATAAATCTGTCGGTATGAAAAAAGGCGTGGTCGTCAATATTGAATCGACGGTGCAATCTATTCAGCGCGCGATTGAAGAAGCTGAGTTAATGGCTGGGTGTGAAATTCACTCTGTCTACGTTGGTATTGCGGGTAGCCATATTCGTAGCCTTAACTCTCACGGCATTGTTGCGATCAAAGATCGGGAAGTGTTCGCACAAGATCTTGATCGAGTCATCGACGCAGCCCAAGCGGTTGCTATACCTGCGGACCAGAAAATTTTACATATATTGCCGCAGGAATATTTAATTGATGAGCAAGAAGGTGTTAAAGAGCCGCTAGGAATGTCGGGTGTTCGCTTGGAAGCGAAGGTTCATCTAGTGACCTGTGCCGTAAATGCGGCTCAGAATATTGAAAAATGTATTCGCCGTTGTGGCTTAGAAGTTGAAGACGTCATCCTAGAGCAGTTAGCATCAGCTTATTCCGTACTAACAGAAGATGAAAAAGAATTGGGAGTGTGCTTGGTCGATATTGGAGGCGGTACTACGGATATCGCAATCTTTACCGAAGGCGCTATTCGCCATACGGGTGTAATCCCTATAGCGGGAGACCAAGTGACGAATGATATTGCAATGGCATTGCGAACACCCACGCAATACGCAGAAGAAATTAAGATAAAGTATGCTTGTGCACTTGCAAAATTAACTGGAGCCGAAGAAACAATAAAAGTACCTAGTGTTGGCGATAGGCCTGCACGAAACTTGTCCAGGCAAGCCCTCGCTGAAGTGGTAGAACCGCGTTATGACGAACTGTTTACACTCGTGCAGTCAGAGTTGCGTCGCAGTGGGTTTGAGCATTTAGTTGCAGCAGGTATTGTTTTAACGGGTGGCACCTCAAAAATGGAAGGTGTTATTGAGTTAGCAGAAGAAATATTTCATATGCCCGTACGGTTAGGGGCACCCACTAATATTAGTGGGCTGAAAGATATTGTTGATAATCCTATTTACTCGACCGGCGTAGGTTTGCTCATTTACGGTATGCATCAAAATGGCGAGAGTGTATACGGTGCCGAGCAGGGTGAAAGTTTTATTAGTCGGTTGAAATCTTGGTTTCAACGAAACTTGTAA
- the ftsZ gene encoding cell division protein FtsZ encodes MFELVDSIPQNAVIKVVGVGGGGGNAVKHMITNAVDGVEFICANTDAQALKDVDARTVLQLGHCITKGLGAGANPQIGREAALEDRERIIEVLEGADMVFITAGMGGGTGTGGAPVVAEIAKELGILTVAVVTKPFPFEGRKRMAIADEGIKQLQDRVDSLITIPNEKLLAVLGKATTLLDAFKAANDVLLGAVQGIADLIIRPGMINVDFADVRTVMSEMGMAMMGSGSSTGENRAREAAEAAVRSPLLEDVNLQGARGILVNITAGMDLSLGEFTEVGDTIEEFASGDATVVVGTVIDPDMSNELRVTVVATGLGAGERVQQAPPTKVVIDNTRTADGRPNYSELDRPTIIRNTQQTKVAPEVEPQEKDLEYLDIPAFLRRQAD; translated from the coding sequence ATGTTTGAATTAGTTGATAGTATTCCGCAGAACGCGGTTATCAAAGTTGTAGGTGTTGGCGGCGGCGGCGGTAACGCTGTAAAGCATATGATTACAAACGCTGTAGATGGCGTTGAATTTATATGTGCAAACACTGACGCTCAAGCTTTGAAAGATGTTGATGCAAGAACGGTTTTACAGCTTGGCCATTGCATTACCAAGGGCCTTGGCGCAGGCGCAAATCCACAGATCGGCCGCGAGGCCGCGCTTGAAGATCGTGAACGTATTATCGAGGTGCTGGAAGGCGCTGACATGGTGTTCATTACGGCCGGTATGGGCGGTGGTACTGGTACGGGTGGTGCTCCCGTTGTCGCGGAAATTGCTAAAGAACTCGGTATTCTAACGGTTGCGGTTGTAACCAAGCCGTTTCCGTTTGAAGGGCGCAAGCGCATGGCGATCGCAGATGAGGGTATTAAGCAATTACAAGATCGCGTTGACTCACTGATCACGATACCTAACGAAAAGCTTTTGGCTGTATTGGGTAAAGCTACGACACTTCTTGATGCGTTTAAAGCTGCGAATGATGTGTTGTTAGGCGCAGTGCAAGGCATAGCAGATTTGATTATTCGGCCTGGTATGATCAACGTGGATTTTGCCGATGTTCGCACGGTAATGTCTGAAATGGGTATGGCAATGATGGGAAGTGGCAGCTCGACCGGTGAAAACCGTGCGCGAGAAGCCGCAGAAGCCGCAGTGCGCAGTCCACTATTGGAAGATGTTAATTTGCAGGGTGCGCGGGGAATTCTAGTTAATATTACAGCGGGTATGGATCTTTCCTTGGGCGAATTCACAGAGGTGGGTGATACGATTGAAGAATTTGCGTCCGGCGATGCAACGGTTGTAGTGGGTACTGTAATTGACCCAGATATGTCGAACGAGTTGCGCGTAACGGTTGTTGCAACCGGGTTAGGCGCAGGTGAGCGAGTTCAACAAGCACCACCTACAAAAGTGGTAATTGATAACACGCGCACAGCTGACGGCCGTCCGAATTATAGTGAATTGGATCGTCCTACTATTATTCGAAATACACAGCAGACCAAGGTAGCGCCGGAAGTGGAACCACAGGAAAAAGATTTGGAATATCTCGATATTCCAGCATTTCTTCGTCGCCAAGCTGACTAA
- the lpxC gene encoding UDP-3-O-acyl-N-acetylglucosamine deacetylase produces the protein MIKQRTLKNEIRATGVGLHTGQKVYLTLRPAPIDAGIVFRRVDLSPVVEIEAKAENVGDTTLSTTLVNGDVRVSTVEHLLSAMAGLGIDNAIIEVSADEVPIMDGSAGPFVFLIQSAGIQEQAAPKKFIRIKKKVVVRDGDKEAAFLPFNGFKVTFAIEFDHPVFKGRKLDATVDFSSTSFVKEVSRARTFGFMHEIEYLRSKGLAKGGSVDNAIVVDKYRILNDDGLRYEDEFVKHKVLDAIGDLYLLGTSLIGEFKAFKSGHGLNNKSLRELIKQKDAWEVVTFEDDEEAPISYVKPLMAVS, from the coding sequence ATGATAAAGCAACGAACACTGAAAAATGAAATCAGAGCGACCGGTGTTGGTCTACACACAGGACAAAAGGTGTATTTAACCCTGCGTCCCGCACCGATTGATGCTGGTATCGTCTTTCGACGAGTGGATTTAAGTCCCGTTGTAGAGATTGAAGCTAAGGCTGAAAATGTAGGGGACACCACACTTTCTACTACGTTAGTAAATGGTGACGTTCGCGTCTCTACCGTTGAACATTTACTTTCTGCAATGGCCGGGCTCGGTATCGACAACGCCATTATTGAAGTGAGTGCTGACGAAGTACCTATTATGGACGGCAGTGCGGGCCCATTTGTATTTCTAATTCAGTCCGCGGGTATCCAAGAGCAGGCTGCCCCTAAGAAGTTTATACGTATTAAGAAAAAGGTAGTTGTGAGAGACGGCGATAAAGAAGCCGCTTTCCTACCTTTTAATGGTTTTAAGGTTACTTTTGCAATTGAATTTGATCACCCTGTGTTCAAAGGGCGTAAATTAGATGCTACCGTAGATTTTTCAAGCACATCGTTCGTTAAAGAAGTTTCACGTGCACGTACTTTCGGTTTTATGCATGAAATAGAATATTTACGCTCCAAAGGGCTCGCCAAAGGTGGAAGTGTCGATAACGCTATTGTGGTCGATAAGTATCGAATTTTAAACGATGATGGTTTGCGCTATGAAGATGAGTTTGTAAAGCATAAGGTTCTCGATGCTATCGGCGATCTTTATCTGCTGGGCACCAGCTTAATAGGCGAATTTAAAGCGTTTAAGTCCGGTCATGGTTTGAACAATAAGTCGCTTAGAGAGTTGATCAAACAGAAAGACGCGTGGGAAGTGGTGACCTTTGAAGATGATGAAGAAGCGCCTATATCCTATGTAAAGCCTTTGATGGCGGTTTCATAG
- a CDS encoding M23 family metallopeptidase, protein MKIIVVSKRHGSTRSFTLGGWTRALLSACMVGIPVGAATLAVTHFANNDANDVLTPDATQAWTESLALQQQQVEEAQYFTEKKLAAITLRVAELQARLVRLDALGERLTSMAKLDNGEFDFSRVPALGGPEQNIDGANYAAPEFKLVLEQLGEQIDDRRQQLDTLEALMAKRKLQNDVFLAGRPIKKGWMSSRYGRRSDPFNGRIAWHAGVDFAGKEGSDIVAVAAGVVTWSGERYGYGEMVEVNHGNGFKTRYAHCKENLVNVGDVVKKGQIVALMGSSGRSTGPHVHFEVYKNGRTVDPATYIHRASR, encoded by the coding sequence ATGAAAATAATCGTAGTGAGTAAGCGCCACGGTAGCACCCGCAGTTTTACGCTGGGTGGTTGGACGCGTGCGTTACTCTCTGCCTGTATGGTAGGTATTCCGGTCGGAGCTGCCACCTTGGCTGTTACGCACTTCGCTAATAATGATGCCAATGATGTTCTAACTCCAGATGCCACTCAAGCGTGGACGGAATCTTTGGCGTTGCAACAGCAGCAAGTTGAAGAAGCGCAGTATTTTACAGAGAAAAAACTTGCCGCTATAACCTTACGTGTTGCCGAACTTCAAGCTCGATTGGTGCGTTTAGACGCACTTGGCGAACGTTTGACGTCGATGGCAAAATTGGATAATGGTGAGTTTGACTTCAGCCGAGTGCCCGCGTTGGGTGGGCCAGAGCAGAATATAGACGGCGCTAATTACGCTGCACCCGAATTTAAATTGGTGTTAGAACAGCTCGGCGAACAAATCGACGACCGCCGACAGCAGCTCGATACATTAGAAGCCTTAATGGCTAAGCGTAAATTACAGAACGATGTATTTCTGGCTGGCCGCCCTATAAAAAAAGGGTGGATGTCTTCTCGGTATGGTCGCCGTAGCGATCCGTTTAACGGTCGGATAGCATGGCATGCTGGTGTTGATTTTGCCGGTAAAGAAGGTTCAGATATCGTTGCGGTTGCCGCTGGGGTTGTAACGTGGTCTGGTGAGCGTTACGGCTATGGTGAGATGGTTGAAGTTAACCACGGTAACGGCTTTAAGACACGGTATGCTCACTGTAAAGAGAATCTAGTGAACGTTGGCGACGTGGTCAAAAAAGGCCAAATCGTTGCGTTAATGGGCTCGAGCGGCCGCTCGACCGGCCCGCATGTCCACTTTGAAGTATACAAAAATGGTCGTACGGTCGACCCTGCCACCTATATTCATAGGGCTAGTAGATAG